A genome region from Gossypium hirsutum isolate 1008001.06 chromosome A04, Gossypium_hirsutum_v2.1, whole genome shotgun sequence includes the following:
- the LOC107948819 gene encoding type I inositol polyphosphate 5-phosphatase 8 isoform X2 yields MRTDMGKVSKFSWPKVVVRKWLNIPTGADEFHSDYDIHGKVDERRKSCSDEDHYVFVPEYFSEGWLFEAAGGIKPPPVTDSLNLRMFVGTWNVGGKSPHHGLNLSDWLRSPAPADIYVLGFQEIVPLNAGNVLGAEDNGPAAQWLSLIRQALNSNPSDLELAQRYDIATEARTPSSPQLEHQASVKPRISFSNLLSMEDEIDKEDFVTLLNSNSSLYEEGLASPTCLSDNPKQRRFCLAASKQMVGLFLCVWVRADLYQHISNLKVSCVGRGIMGYLGNKGSISISMTLHQTTFCFVCTHLTSGEKEGDEIRRNSDVAEILKRTKFSHSLRGFKEPPPPQTIFDHDKIIWLGDLNYRLAAGCADTYELLKKNDWQTLLEKDQLRLEQRAGRVFKGWEEGRIYFAPTYKYLTDSDDYVVQTSKSKEKRRNPAWCDRILWKGEGLKQMWYSRGESRFSDHRPVYSLFSVQVNLAKNPNYNARSCPPTLSGKSALASACVAKVQAEELLLIPRVQSCLNTTSRF; encoded by the exons ATGAGAACAGATATGGGAAAAGTCTCCAAG TTTTCGTGGCCCAAAGTAGTCGTCCGAAAATGGCTGAATATACCGACTGGAGCAGACGAGTTTCACTCAGATTATGACATACACG GCAAAGTTGATGAAAGAAGAAAGAGTTGTTCCGACGAGGACCATTACGTGTTCGTGCCGGAATATTTCTCAG aaggCTGGTTATTTGAAGCTGCCGGAGGGATTAAACCGCCGCCTGTCACCGATTCACTCAACCTAAG GATGTTCGTGGGGACATGGAATGTGGGAGGGAAGTCACCCCACCATGGTTTGAACTTAAGCGATTGGCTAAGGTCACCTGCTCCTGCTGATATCTACGTTCTTGG GTTCCAGGAAATCGTTCCTCTAAATGCTGGCAACGTGCTTGGAGCCGAGGACAATGGCCCCGCTGCTCAGTGGCTTTCGCTTATTCGTCAAGCTTTGAATTCCAACCCAAGCGACCTAGAACTTGCTCAACGTTACGATATTGCGACTGAAGCAAGAACTCCATCGTCACCGCAGCTTGAGCATCAAGCAAGCGTGAAGCCTAGGATCAGCTTTTCCAATCTACTTTCGATGGAAGATGAAATTGACAAAGAGGATTTCGTAACATTGCTAAACTCGAATTCTAGTTTATACGAAGAAGGCTTGGCTAGCCCCACTTGCCTGTCCGACAATCCAAAGCAGCGGCGCTTCTGCCTAGCTGCTAGCAAACAAATGGTAGGGCTTTTCTTGTGTGTGTGGGTTCGAGCTGATCTTTACCAGCATATTAGCAACCTGAAAGTCTCGTGTGTCGGCCGTGGCATTATGGGATATCTCGGAAACAAG GGTTCAATATCCATTAGTATGACATTGCACCAAACAACGTTTTGCTTTGTTTGTACACACTTGACTTCCGGGGAGAAAGAAGGCGATGAAATCCGAAGAAATTCCGATGTCGCAGAAATCTTGAAGAGAACAAAATTCTCCCATTCACTTAGGGGTTTCAAAGAGCCACCTCCTCCACAAACCATTTTCGACCATGA TAAAATTATTTGGTTAGGAGATCTGAACTACCGGCTTGCCGCCGGTTGCGCCGATACGTACGAATTACTGAAGAAGAATGACTGGCAAACTCTTCTAGAGAAGGATCAG CTAAGATTGGAACAAAGGGCTGGTCGGGTGTTTAAAGGATGGGAAGAGGGCAGGATATACTTCGCCCCGACTTACAAATACCTAACTGATTCCGACGACTATGTCGTCCAAACATCGAAATCCAAAGAAAAACGGCGTAATCCTGCCTG GTGCGATAGGATATTGTGGAAAGGCGAGGGACTTAAGCAAATGTGGTACTCAAGGGGTGAGTCTAGGTTCTCAGATCACAGGCCGGTTTATTCCCTCTTCTCAGTACAAGTTAATTTAGCCAAGAATCCCAACTACAACGCTAGATCCTGCCCACCGACATTATCGGGAAAATCAGCTTTGGCATCGGCTTGCGTAGCCAAAGTACAAGCTGAAGAACTGTTGCTAATTCCTAGGGTACAAAGCTGCTTGAACACAACTTCCAGGTTTTGA
- the LOC107948819 gene encoding type I inositol polyphosphate 5-phosphatase 8 isoform X1, with protein MRTDMGKVSKFSWPKVVVRKWLNIPTGADEFHSDYDIHGKVDERRKSCSDEDHYVFVPEYFSGWLFEAAGGIKPPPVTDSLNLRMFVGTWNVGGKSPHHGLNLSDWLRSPAPADIYVLGFQEIVPLNAGNVLGAEDNGPAAQWLSLIRQALNSNPSDLELAQRYDIATEARTPSSPQLEHQASVKPRISFSNLLSMEDEIDKEDFVTLLNSNSSLYEEGLASPTCLSDNPKQRRFCLAASKQMVGLFLCVWVRADLYQHISNLKVSCVGRGIMGYLGNKGSISISMTLHQTTFCFVCTHLTSGEKEGDEIRRNSDVAEILKRTKFSHSLRGFKEPPPPQTIFDHDKIIWLGDLNYRLAAGCADTYELLKKNDWQTLLEKDQLRLEQRAGRVFKGWEEGRIYFAPTYKYLTDSDDYVVQTSKSKEKRRNPAWCDRILWKGEGLKQMWYSRGESRFSDHRPVYSLFSVQVNLAKNPNYNARSCPPTLSGKSALASACVAKVQAEELLLIPRVQSCLNTTSRF; from the exons ATGAGAACAGATATGGGAAAAGTCTCCAAG TTTTCGTGGCCCAAAGTAGTCGTCCGAAAATGGCTGAATATACCGACTGGAGCAGACGAGTTTCACTCAGATTATGACATACACG GCAAAGTTGATGAAAGAAGAAAGAGTTGTTCCGACGAGGACCATTACGTGTTCGTGCCGGAATATTTCTCAG gCTGGTTATTTGAAGCTGCCGGAGGGATTAAACCGCCGCCTGTCACCGATTCACTCAACCTAAG GATGTTCGTGGGGACATGGAATGTGGGAGGGAAGTCACCCCACCATGGTTTGAACTTAAGCGATTGGCTAAGGTCACCTGCTCCTGCTGATATCTACGTTCTTGG GTTCCAGGAAATCGTTCCTCTAAATGCTGGCAACGTGCTTGGAGCCGAGGACAATGGCCCCGCTGCTCAGTGGCTTTCGCTTATTCGTCAAGCTTTGAATTCCAACCCAAGCGACCTAGAACTTGCTCAACGTTACGATATTGCGACTGAAGCAAGAACTCCATCGTCACCGCAGCTTGAGCATCAAGCAAGCGTGAAGCCTAGGATCAGCTTTTCCAATCTACTTTCGATGGAAGATGAAATTGACAAAGAGGATTTCGTAACATTGCTAAACTCGAATTCTAGTTTATACGAAGAAGGCTTGGCTAGCCCCACTTGCCTGTCCGACAATCCAAAGCAGCGGCGCTTCTGCCTAGCTGCTAGCAAACAAATGGTAGGGCTTTTCTTGTGTGTGTGGGTTCGAGCTGATCTTTACCAGCATATTAGCAACCTGAAAGTCTCGTGTGTCGGCCGTGGCATTATGGGATATCTCGGAAACAAG GGTTCAATATCCATTAGTATGACATTGCACCAAACAACGTTTTGCTTTGTTTGTACACACTTGACTTCCGGGGAGAAAGAAGGCGATGAAATCCGAAGAAATTCCGATGTCGCAGAAATCTTGAAGAGAACAAAATTCTCCCATTCACTTAGGGGTTTCAAAGAGCCACCTCCTCCACAAACCATTTTCGACCATGA TAAAATTATTTGGTTAGGAGATCTGAACTACCGGCTTGCCGCCGGTTGCGCCGATACGTACGAATTACTGAAGAAGAATGACTGGCAAACTCTTCTAGAGAAGGATCAG CTAAGATTGGAACAAAGGGCTGGTCGGGTGTTTAAAGGATGGGAAGAGGGCAGGATATACTTCGCCCCGACTTACAAATACCTAACTGATTCCGACGACTATGTCGTCCAAACATCGAAATCCAAAGAAAAACGGCGTAATCCTGCCTG GTGCGATAGGATATTGTGGAAAGGCGAGGGACTTAAGCAAATGTGGTACTCAAGGGGTGAGTCTAGGTTCTCAGATCACAGGCCGGTTTATTCCCTCTTCTCAGTACAAGTTAATTTAGCCAAGAATCCCAACTACAACGCTAGATCCTGCCCACCGACATTATCGGGAAAATCAGCTTTGGCATCGGCTTGCGTAGCCAAAGTACAAGCTGAAGAACTGTTGCTAATTCCTAGGGTACAAAGCTGCTTGAACACAACTTCCAGGTTTTGA